The Solanum lycopersicum chromosome 9, SLM_r2.1 genome window below encodes:
- the LOC101267051 gene encoding uncharacterized protein: MFKLQKQNYKQDKSGERVDFRFSNFQLLQVPKGWDRLSLSVICVETGKTVAKLGKTLVKNGSCQWPETLLESVWISQDDSSLELEESVYKFVVSMGSARSGLLGEGTINLASYVGSRVSSPVLVPLKKCNQGTTLQVKIHCLTPKSKFRDELKSSGSGVKEHVLDHDVDSKSNESGNFSAGSDVLPYDPGSNSGPSKLEIKERSVSASGSNNSFSSAESFTRKEKFPSRNYLKNEGSKQVRASPDHTSPQNDHLIDDQTVSSPSSYNTKATISMEHLQNNGKDFTASSVTNSGSSRNLLEAAEDTIEELRIEAKMWERNARKLMLDLDILREEFASQSKKQADLVMDLSASYSEQGNLKREIENLKLKLEESTSKHDVAEDSIFQPRGQKEELENEVRHQQEFNASLALQLKGSQESNIELLVLLQELEETIEQQKVEIEKFSSWKESEETLQRSDQSFTKPLQDKNHELESERAMNRQTENGHSEKTSTELIRDIEALREKVQELERDCAELTQENLDLLIKFKESGSQASENENSEDFTQLVKQLEVAFHHLKRPWHKVSSSVSDQCKHHLENLANLNEDGARSSKLLTTGCALTYLFDLNNLLETRIVECGECLKQHEQEIQERNRKLEDYGLEVQALESSKAELQIQCSGLLKELDKKYSELQSNEEEKRRLLEHQRELEGKVSGLQKEKDQVEENMKIVSRESAKTSSCLDDLQSDYKELNNNMNALVSENKLMKRKLAQLESEKHTLEDQFVGLTEKNENMEAQIRLMTVEGESRQSELEESTSVIMNLQEEIEKLESETKMSIANLKEELEDMQILWSQTREECEHLTNENEKLQGSLKNLLEMERKNVEQDEHRMQLEAQLHESQNSLSNSLIKVKALEENLDSMWKDCSLKEERLNAELDELIQENKNETEKLVQQESLSNQKYSEKLMEVERLEKEVEQLTKQISEMDEERRLATDSVNEVSSLRSDKEKLVSAIDDFKSKCTLTEKELAASRQSYEKLMVDHAKILKLLPNYRANEEKLKTSINDLELQLTLSRYEHQKFHEESANLKLQLQKAKELQDEVFNLKSELTECISEKQNLEASLEKISGDFEEMKAEKASFTSKISNLQKVLTELENSNRRRICLEEKVQQMESELTEKEKFFAQVTDLRTELSETKRDNEQYRQKIYKMEEEKDNFLKKVQALEAEVKMMEEEKKLYAKKFEQNDTPKSNNKYTNFNRAPQKLSQSQELWVDRLHSDRKSSESEGENSSSDGITSSVVVDYLARIQLLENKLGEALEANKKYKIQLQRFKTEERRGHSPASKKSEGDNEMVKRFEHTKALLEAELKDIRERYFQMSLKYAEVEAQREDLVMKLKAVKSGKRWFS, encoded by the exons atgttcaaattaCAGAAGCAGAATTATAAACAGGACAAATCAGGAGAAAGGGTTGATTTCAGATTCTCAAATTTTCAACTACTTCAG GTACCAAAAGGATGGGACAGGCTATCTTTGTCTGTAATCTGTGTAGAAACTGGAAAGACAGTAGCAAAGCTAGGCAAAACACTCGTGAAAAACGGAAGCTGTCAATGGCCAGAGACACTTTTGGAATCCGTGTGGATTTCACAAGACGATTCATCTCTAGAGCTCGAAGAATCTGTCTACAAGTTCGTTGTTTCAATG GGCTCTGCTAGATCTGGTCTACTTGGAGAGGGAACAATTAACCTAGCATCATATGTTGGTTCAAGAGTGTCTTCTCCTGTTTTGGTTCCGTTAAAGAAATGCAATCAGGGAACAACACTACAG GTGAAAATTCACTGCCTAACACCAAAGAGTAAATTCAG AGATGAATTGAAATCTTCAGGTTCTGGTGTGAAAGAGCATGTTTTAGATCATGATGTTGACAGTAAATCGAACGAGTCTGGCAACTTCTCTGCTGGGAGTGATGTGCTTCCATATGATCCCGGCTCAAACTCGGGTCCAAGTAAACTTGAGATCAAG GAGAGAAGTGTCTCGGCATCCGGATCAAATAACAGCTTTAGCTCAGCTGAGAGTTTTACGCGAAAAGAAAAGTTCCCTTCCAGAAATTACTTAAAGAATGAAGGATCCAAGCAAGTTAGAGCAAGTCCTGACCATACTTCACCTCAGAACGATCATCTCATCGATGATCAAACTGTTTCAAGCCCATCGTCATATAATACAAAAGCCACGATTTCTATGGAGCATCTGCAGAACAACGGAAAAGATTTCACAGCATCTTCTGTGACAAATTCAGGCTCTTCAAGAAACCTTCTGGAGGCTGCAGAAGATACAATTGAAGAACTCCGAATAGAAGCCAAGATGTGGGAGAGAAATGCTCGGAAGCTCATGCTCGATTTGGACATACTGAGAGAGGAATTCGCGTCTCAGTCGAAAAAGCAAGCAGACTTGGTGATGGATCTCTCAGCTTCCTATTCAGAGCAAGGTAACTTGAAAAGGGAGATTGAGAATCTCAAACTAAAGTTGGAGGAATCAACATCGAAACACGATGTGGCAGAGGATTCGATATTTCAACCGAGAGGTCAGAAGGAGGAACTGGAAAATGAAGTAAGACATCAACAGGAGTTCAATGCCAGTTTAGCCTTACAACTAAAAGGAAGTCAGGAATCAAATATCGAGCTCCTCGTACTTCTTCAGGAGCTCGAAGAAACTATAGAACAGCAGAAAGTGGAAATAGAGAAATTTTCATCTTGGAAAGAATCGGAAGAGACATTGCAAAGAAGTGATCAATCCTTCACAAAGCCGTTACAAGACAAGAATCATGAGCTTGAGAGTGAACGGGCAATGAACAGACAGACAGAGAATGGACACTCTGAGAAAACTAGTACTGAGCTAATAAGAGATATTGAAGCATTACGAGAGAAAGTACAGGAGCTCGAGAGGGATTGTGCTGAGCTTACTCAGGAAAACCTGGACCTTCTGATCAAGTTTAAGGAGTCCGGTAGTCAAGCTAGTGAAAATGAAAACTCTGAAGACTTCACTCAATTAGTGAAGCAGCTTGAAGTAGCTTTCCACCATCTAAAGAGACCGTGGCATAAAGTTTCTTCCAGTGTGAGTGATCAGTGCAAACATCACCTGGAAAACTTGGCAAATTTGAACGAGGACGGTGCAAGGTCTTCAAAACTATTGACAACCGGCTGTGCCCTTACGTATCTGTTTGACCTGAACAATCTCTTGGAAACTAGAATAGTTGAATGTGGGGAATGTCTTAAACAGCATGAACAGGAGATCCAGGAGAGAAATAGAAAGCTGGAAGATTATGGTCTTGAGGTTCAAGCACTTGAGAGCTCAAAGGCAGAACTACAAATTCAATGTTCCGGTCTACTAAAAGAGttggataaaaaatattcaGAGTTACAAAGCAACGAGGAGGAGAAAAGGCGCCTTTTGGAGCATCAAAGAGAACTAGAAGGTAAAGTATCTggtcttcaaaaggaaaaggatCAGGTGGAAGAAAACATGAAAATCGTCTCGAGAGAAAGTGCCAAGACCTCTAGCTGCTTGGATGATCTGCAAAGTGATTATAAAGAGCTCAACAATAACATGAATGCTCTAGTTTCTGAGAACAAGCTTATGAAAAGGAAACTAGCACAGCTCGAAAGTGAAAAACATACACTGGAGGATCAGTTTGTAGGATTGACAGAGAAGAATGAAAATATGGAAGCACAAATTAGGCTCATGACAGTTGAGGGAGAATCTCGTCAATCGGAGTTGGAAGAATCCACGTCTGTCATAATGAATCTTCAAGAAGAAATTGAGAAGTTGGAGAGTGAGACGAAAATGAGCATTGCTAATCTCAAAGAAGAATTAGAAGACATGCAGATCCTATGGTCACAAACTCGAGAAGAATGTGAACATCTCACAAATGAGAATGAAAAGTTACAAGGATCTTTAAAAAATCTTCTTGAAATGGAAAGGAAGAACGTGGAACAGGACGAGCATCGTATGCAGCTAGAAGCTCAACTGCATGAATCACAGAATAGCTTGTCTAATAGCTTGATAAAGGTTAAGGCTCTTGAAGAAAATCTCGACTCAATGTGGAAAGATTGTTCCTTGAAAGAGGAGAGACTGAATGCTGAACTAGACGAACTCATTCAAGAGAACAAGAACGAAACTGAGAAACTCGTGCAACAAGAAAGTTTGTCTAATCAGAAATACTCAGAGAAGTTGATGGAAGTTGAGCGCCTCGAGAAAGAGGTAGAACAACTAACTAAGCAAATTTCTGAAATGGATGAGGAAAGGAGATTAGCGACTGACTCCGTAAACGAAGTTTCCAGTTTACGCTCTGATAAAGAAAAGCTTGTATCTGCAATTGATGACTTCAAATCAAAATGTACATTGACTGAGAAAGAACTTGCTGCTTCAAGACAAAGTTATGAGAAGTTGATGGTTGATCATGCAAAGATTTTGAAACTTTTACCAAATTACAGGGCGAACGAGGAAAAGCTTAAGACGTCTATTAATGACCTTGAGTTGCAGCTCACTCTTTCGCGTTATGAACATCAAAAGTTTCATGAAGAAAGTGCTAATCTGAAGTTGCAGCTGCAGAAAGCAAAGGAGCTTCAGGATGAAGTGTTCAATCTGAAGAGTGAGCTCACAGAGTGCATTTCCGAAAAGCAAAATTTAGAAGCATCACTGGAGAAAATATCCGGagattttgaagaaatgaaggCTGAAAAGGCCTCGTTTACTAGCAAGATCTCCAACTTACAGAAAGTCTTAACGGAGTTGGAGAACAGCAACAGAAGGAGAATTTGCTTGGAAGAAAAAGTTCAGCAAATGGAAAGTGAGTTAACTGAAAAGGAGAAATTCTTTGCACAAGTGACTGATTTGAGAACTGAGCTTAGCGAAACTAAGAGAGACAATGAGCAATATCGGCAGAAAATATACAAGATGGAGGAGGAGAAGGATAATTTCTTGAAGAAAGTTCAAGCACTCGAAGCGGAGGTGAAAATGATGGAGGAGGAGAAAAAATTATACGCCAAAAAG TTTGAACAGAATGATACTCCAAagagcaacaacaagtacactAACTTCAATAGAGCACCTCAAAAGCTTAGTCAGTCCCAAGAACTTTGGGTGGATCGACTTCATTCAGATCGCAAAAGTAGTGAATCAGAG GGTGAAAATAGTTCCTCCGACGGAATTACTTCTTCTGTTGTAGTGGATTACTTGGCTAGAATACAATTGCTTGAGAACAAGCTTGGTGAAGCATTAGAAGCCAATAAGAAGTACAAAATTCAGCTTCAACG GTTCAAGACTGAGGAACGTAGAGGACATTCACCGGCTTCCAAGAAATCAGAAGGGGACAACGAAATGGTGAAAAGGTTCGAACATACAAAGGCTTTACTAGAAGCAGAACTAAAAGACATTCGAGAACGATACTTTCAAATGAGTCTTAAGTATGCTGAAGTAGAAGCACAAAGAGAGGATCTTGTTATGAAACTGAAGGCAGTTAAGAGCGGAAAGAGATGGTTCTCTTGA
- the LOC101253221 gene encoding purine-uracil permease NCS1 yields the protein MLSKSLMFNLHPHHVIFTKPKHILSLTTSSKIPTNSSTKILISQKKLVHTFFNKKCNKNIISPMASSSINQFDDEFHPDPTLTNDDLKPTSIDQRNFSGWEMSSLWIGLVVGVPSYYLAGSLVDLGMSWWQGIAIVVLANLITLLPLVLIGQPGTKFGISFPVLARSSFGIRGAHIPTLLRALVGCGWYGIETWIGGEAIFLLLPKVVKDSHLSQSISWLGTSPVEFGCFVTFWIAQLAIVWKGIDGIRELEKYSAPILVSLTSCLLVWAYVKAGGFGHMLGLSSRITKSQFWSLFFPSVTANIGFWATLALNIPDFTRYAKTQNDQIIGQAGLPVFMGLFTFVGVAVTSSTKVIFGHVISNPITLLGEIGGSLTMVLAILGISLATITTNIAANVVAPANALVNLSPSRFSFRRGAILTALLGVVCQPWRLLKSSESFVYTWLVGYSALLGPIMGIILVDYYLIQKMNLSIKDLYTLSSKGAYYYSSGYNLSAILALVIGILPVIPGFLQNVGILDSIPKSFSIIYNNAWFFTLFLAGGLYWILSILKKNQKEIDPLLPNNTS from the coding sequence atGTTGTCCAAATCTCTAATGTTCAATCTTCATCCCCACCATGTAATTTTCACAAAACCAAAACACATACTTTCCCTTACAACATCTTCAAAAATACCAACTAATAGTAGTACTAAAATTCTCATATCACAAAAAAAACTTGTACACacttttttcaacaaaaaatgtaACAAAAACATTATTTCTCCTATGGCATCATCatcaattaatcaatttgaTGATGAATTTCACCCTGACCCTACCCTTACAAATGATGATCTCAAGCCTACGTCGATCGATCAACGTAACTTTTCAGGTTGGGAAATGTCTAGTCTATGGATTGGACTAGTTGTTGGTGTGCCCTCATATTACCTAGCTGGTAGCCTAGTTGATCTTGGCATGTCATGGTGGCAAGGTATTGCAATTGTTGTATTAGCTAATTTAATAACTTTACTACCACTTGTATTAATAGGTCAACCAGGCACAAAATTTGGCATATCATTTCCTGTTTTAGCTAGATCATCATTTGGCATTAGAGGTGCACATATTCCTACACTACTTAGAGCTTTAGTTGGTTGTGGTTGGTATGGTATTGAAACATGGATTGGTGGTGAAGCAATTTTCTTGTTGTTACCAAAAGTTGTTAAGGATTCACATTTGTCACAATCAATATCTTGGCTTGGCACATCACCTGTTGAATTTGGTTGTTTTGTAACATTTTGGATTGCACAATTGGCTATTGTGTGGAAAGGGATAGATGGTATTAGAGAATTGGAAAAATACTCTGCTCCAATACTTGTATCACTCACTTCTTGTTTGCTTGTTTGGGCTTATGTCAAGGCTGGTGGATTTGGTCATATGTTAGGTTTAtcatcaagaattacaaaatcCCAGTTTTGGTCACTGTTTTTCCCATCGGTTACTGCAAACATCGGATTCTGGGCTACGTTGGCACTCAACATACCTGACTTTACCAGATACGCCAAGACTCAAAATGATCAAATCATAGGTCAAGCAGGGCTACCAGTGTTTATGGGGTTGTTTacttttgttggtgtagctgTTACCTCATCGACGAAAGTAATTTTTGGTCATGTGATTTCGAACCCCATAACACTTTTAGGTGAAATCGGTGGATCGTTGACAATGGTGTTAGCTATTCTTGGCATTAGCTTAGCTACAATCACAACAAACATTGCAGCAAATGTTGTGGCGCCGGCTAATGCATTAGTAAACCTTAGTCCTTCAAGATTCAGTTTTAGAAGGGGTGCAATTTTAACAGCATTGCTAGGGGTTGTTTGTCAGCCTTGGAGATTGTTGAAATCAAGTGAGAGTTTTGTGTACACATGGTTAGTTGGATATTCTGCATTGTTGGGGCCAATTATGGGGATAATTTTGGTTGATTATTACTTGATTCAGAAGATGAATTTGAGTATTAAAGATTTGTATACATTGAGTTCAAAGGGTGCATATTATTACTCAAGTGGATATAATTTATCTGCAATTTTGGCTTTGGTTATTGGGATTTTGCCAGTAATTCCAGGCTTTTTGCAAAATGTTGGGATTTTGGATTCAATTCCAAAATCATTTTCCATCATTTACAATAATGCTTGGTTTTTTACCTTGTTTTTAGCAGGGGGACTTTATTggattctttcaattttaaagaaaaatcaaaaggaaatagATCCTTTGTTGCCTAATAATACATCTTAG